One part of the Oceanihabitans sp. IOP_32 genome encodes these proteins:
- the cas2 gene encoding CRISPR-associated endonuclease Cas2: protein MESYLTRLNQYRCMWVLVFFDLPTETITERKAATRFRKNLLNDGFGMFQFSIYTRFCPSRENAAVHIKRTKKALPKKGKVCIMQITDKQFGMMELFHGQKEAGLEPPSQQLELF, encoded by the coding sequence ATGGAGTCGTATTTAACCCGTTTAAACCAATATAGATGTATGTGGGTACTGGTATTTTTTGATCTTCCAACGGAAACTATTACAGAGCGCAAGGCTGCCACGCGATTTAGAAAGAATTTATTAAACGACGGTTTTGGTATGTTCCAATTTAGCATCTATACCCGGTTTTGCCCCAGTAGGGAAAATGCGGCCGTTCATATCAAGCGTACCAAAAAGGCACTGCCCAAAAAAGGAAAAGTATGTATTATGCAAATAACCGATAAGCAGTTTGGCATGATGGAACTTTTTCATGGCCAAAAAGAGGCCGGTTTAGAACCTCCATCTCAACAATTGGAGCTTTTTTAG
- a CDS encoding class I SAM-dependent methyltransferase produces the protein MNKDSNQTHLKVKDYAVSGEVFELCKNSEFGFLETSPQPASEKLPEYYISEDYISHTDSKRNVFESVYHMVRWLSLKKKLNLINRWTSKEKNLLDVGCGTGDFLQTAKQNNWVVSGIEPNEQARKIANKKTNHAVFKTEALAKFEPSSFDVITLWHVLEHLPDLENHITAFKQLLKPSGTLIIALPNYKSYDAKYYKQFWAAYDVPRHLWHFDKLSFSKLISKYDLKIVNHKPMWFDAFYVSLLSEKYKSGKMNIITGIWIGLVSNLKSLSSKEPSSLIYVIKKN, from the coding sequence ATAAATAAAGACTCAAATCAAACGCATTTAAAAGTTAAAGATTACGCCGTTTCGGGAGAAGTATTTGAATTGTGTAAAAATTCTGAATTTGGTTTTTTAGAAACGTCTCCACAACCAGCTTCAGAAAAATTGCCAGAATATTACATTAGTGAAGATTATATTTCGCACACAGATTCAAAACGCAATGTATTCGAAAGCGTTTATCATATGGTGAGATGGTTGTCTTTAAAAAAGAAACTTAACCTTATTAATAGATGGACCTCAAAAGAAAAAAACTTGTTGGATGTTGGGTGTGGAACTGGAGATTTTTTACAAACAGCCAAACAAAATAATTGGGTGGTTTCTGGAATAGAACCCAATGAACAGGCTAGAAAAATCGCGAATAAAAAAACAAACCATGCTGTTTTTAAAACCGAAGCCTTAGCTAAATTTGAACCTTCGAGTTTTGATGTGATTACGCTTTGGCATGTTTTAGAACATTTACCCGATTTAGAAAATCATATTACTGCTTTTAAACAATTACTAAAACCTAGCGGCACTTTAATTATTGCTTTGCCAAATTATAAAAGTTACGATGCCAAATATTATAAACAGTTTTGGGCGGCTTACGATGTGCCAAGACATTTATGGCATTTCGATAAATTATCGTTTTCTAAACTTATTTCAAAATACGACTTAAAAATTGTTAATCATAAACCCATGTGGTTTGATGCCTTTTATGTGAGCTTATTATCAGAAAAATACAAATCGGGAAAAATGAATATAATTACAGGTATTTGGATAGGTTTGGTTTCAAATTTGAAATCATTAAGCTCAAAAGAGCCCTCTTCCTTAATTTATGTGATTAAAAAGAATTAA
- the cas9 gene encoding type II CRISPR RNA-guided endonuclease Cas9 (Cas9, originally named Csn1, is the large, multifunctional signature protein of type II CRISPR/Cas systems. It is well known even to general audiences because its RNA-guided endonuclease activity has made it a popular tool for custom editing of eukaryotic genomes.): MKKVLGLDLGTNSIGWSLIQHNFERKEGVINGLGVRIIPMSADVLGKFDAGQSHSQTAERTGYRGTRRLYQRANLRRERLHRVLRILDFLPQHYADHIDFEKRLGQFKQGKEVKLNYKPSNSGKHEFIFKESFNEMLNEFKNVQPELFYFKTDGVETKIPFDWTLYYLRKKALTKPLTKYELAWIILNFNQKRGYYQSRGEVVDHENDKEFVILKVKEVINSGENVKGKVLYDVVFENGWKYDKQVVKIEDWVARTKEFIVTTKTLKNGDVKRSYKTVDSENDWIAIKAKTEQDIESSNKTVGEFIYETLLENPTQKIRGKLVKTIERKFYKNELKKILTKQIELQPELFSEKIYNTSIEALYPNNEAHRDALKNRDFIYLLMEDIIFYQRPLKSQKSNISGCQLESRVFKQKNKETGKEEFIKKAIPVISKSHPLFQEFRIWQWLQNLKIYNRVTTLKGELIDITEKLLANEKDWVALFDFLQSTKELDQKQFIKYFIDKKLIDKSEKDHYRWNYVEDKKYPFAETRAQFISRLKKVDGVNDPNSFLDEKTKVGKKETSPLISRVEQLWHIIYSVSDINEYKSALKKFAEKHKLEQDAFVDNFIKFPPFKSDYGSYSKKAITKLLPLMRKGRYWNENKIADLVKQRVKTIMNRVNSLGLNENYSKKDLAEALAKVSDDDVKKQLIKSFIPFEDKNPIKGLNTYQATYLVYGRHSEIGEIQNWRTPEDIDTYLKNFKQHSLRNPIVEQVVTETLRVVRDIWKYHGDSKPYFFNEIHVELGREMKNPADKRKRISDRNIENENTNHRIKEILKDLMNDSSINADIRDYSPSQQDLLKIYEEGIYQNPKADFTKVGEDEISKIRSSNNPTQKEIQRYRLWLEQGYISPYTGNPIPLSKLFTHEYQIEHIIPQSRYFDNSLSNKIICESEVNEDKDNKTAFEYLKEKGSNIINGHKLLSLSEYEAHVNQYFKNNRQKLKNLLSEDIPEGFINRQLNDSRYVSKLIKGLLSNIVREEGEEEATSKNLIPVTGAVTSKLKNDWGLNDKWNELILSRFERLNLLTQTSDFTTLNTNGKIIPTVPDELSKGFSKKRIDHRHHALDALVVACCTRNHSQYLSALNAEKKNFGLRDKLLIKNKQGQYTKTFQKPWQTFTTEAKNQLEKTVISFKQNLRVINKANNKFWSYRDENGNLNVDKNGNPLKKLRKQTKGDNWAIRKPMHKESIYGIYNIKTPKGKIATAIRCFLGDIKNEKHLAKITDKTIREVILPNHLKKYLDEKGKIKYDLAFNDAGIEDLNKNITAFNNSKKHQPIYKVKMFEVGNKFAVSENETSEKSKKYVEAAKGTNLFFAVYWDEKKQKRNYETVPLNEVITHQKQVANLPKTERLPIQPNPKKGNFLFTLSPNDLVYVPNNEELENLDRIDFKNLTPTQLNRVYKMVSCTGGECHFVSQVIASLIKNYDSKSKLGELGSLNKQETTMSDDIVRIKERCIKLKVDRLGNIIKA; this comes from the coding sequence ATGAAAAAAGTATTAGGATTAGATTTGGGAACTAACTCGATTGGCTGGAGTTTAATACAACATAATTTTGAAAGAAAAGAAGGTGTAATTAACGGTTTAGGTGTTCGAATAATTCCTATGAGTGCAGATGTTTTAGGCAAATTTGATGCAGGCCAATCACATTCTCAAACTGCTGAAAGAACAGGATATCGAGGAACAAGACGCTTATACCAACGAGCTAATTTACGCAGAGAACGTTTGCATCGTGTATTACGTATTCTTGATTTTTTACCTCAACATTATGCCGATCATATTGATTTTGAAAAAAGGCTTGGGCAGTTTAAACAAGGTAAAGAAGTTAAACTAAATTATAAACCAAGCAACTCGGGTAAACATGAGTTTATTTTTAAAGAATCATTTAATGAGATGCTTAACGAATTTAAAAATGTTCAACCAGAATTGTTCTACTTTAAAACTGATGGTGTAGAAACAAAAATTCCATTCGACTGGACGTTGTACTATCTGAGAAAGAAGGCACTTACAAAACCTCTAACAAAGTATGAGTTGGCTTGGATAATTCTTAATTTTAATCAAAAACGAGGTTATTATCAGTCGCGTGGAGAAGTAGTTGATCATGAAAACGACAAGGAATTTGTTATATTAAAAGTGAAAGAAGTCATTAATTCTGGAGAAAACGTTAAAGGAAAAGTTTTATACGATGTTGTTTTTGAAAACGGTTGGAAGTATGACAAACAAGTTGTAAAAATTGAAGATTGGGTTGCTAGAACGAAAGAATTTATTGTAACCACGAAGACATTAAAAAACGGTGATGTAAAAAGAAGTTACAAAACCGTCGATTCTGAAAATGATTGGATTGCCATAAAAGCTAAAACAGAACAGGACATAGAAAGTTCAAACAAAACTGTTGGAGAATTTATTTATGAAACCTTACTTGAAAACCCAACACAAAAAATAAGAGGAAAGCTTGTAAAAACTATTGAACGAAAGTTTTATAAAAATGAATTAAAAAAAATACTCACCAAACAAATTGAGCTACAACCAGAATTATTTTCAGAAAAGATTTACAATACTTCTATTGAAGCATTATACCCAAACAATGAAGCCCACCGAGATGCACTGAAAAATCGGGATTTCATTTATTTATTAATGGAAGATATTATTTTTTATCAACGCCCATTAAAAAGTCAAAAATCAAATATTTCTGGATGTCAATTAGAGTCACGAGTTTTCAAACAAAAAAATAAGGAAACTGGGAAAGAGGAGTTTATAAAAAAGGCTATACCAGTAATTTCAAAGTCACACCCATTATTTCAAGAGTTTAGGATTTGGCAATGGTTACAAAACTTAAAGATCTACAATAGAGTAACTACCTTAAAAGGCGAACTCATAGATATTACAGAAAAACTGTTAGCAAATGAAAAAGATTGGGTAGCTTTATTCGACTTTTTACAAAGCACGAAAGAACTGGATCAAAAACAGTTTATAAAATATTTTATTGATAAAAAATTAATAGATAAATCAGAAAAAGACCATTATAGATGGAATTATGTAGAGGATAAAAAATATCCTTTTGCCGAGACAAGAGCACAATTTATTTCACGTTTAAAAAAAGTTGACGGCGTTAATGATCCCAACTCTTTTTTAGATGAAAAAACAAAAGTAGGTAAAAAAGAAACCAGTCCCCTTATAAGCAGAGTAGAGCAATTATGGCATATTATTTATTCTGTTTCCGATATAAATGAATATAAATCGGCACTAAAGAAATTTGCCGAAAAACACAAATTAGAACAAGATGCCTTTGTTGATAATTTTATCAAATTCCCCCCTTTTAAAAGTGACTATGGTAGTTATTCCAAAAAAGCCATTACCAAATTATTGCCTTTAATGAGAAAAGGCAGGTATTGGAATGAGAATAAAATTGCAGATTTAGTTAAACAACGTGTAAAAACCATAATGAACCGTGTTAACAGCCTTGGGTTAAACGAGAATTATTCTAAAAAAGATTTGGCGGAAGCTTTAGCCAAGGTAAGTGATGACGATGTTAAAAAACAACTCATTAAGAGCTTTATTCCATTTGAAGATAAAAATCCAATTAAAGGCTTAAATACATACCAAGCTACTTATTTGGTTTACGGCAGACATTCTGAAATTGGCGAAATTCAAAATTGGAGAACACCAGAAGATATTGACACGTATTTAAAAAACTTTAAACAACACTCTCTTCGTAATCCTATTGTAGAGCAAGTGGTAACCGAAACCCTTCGTGTTGTGAGAGATATTTGGAAATATCACGGCGATAGTAAACCTTATTTTTTTAATGAAATTCACGTAGAACTAGGTCGCGAAATGAAAAATCCGGCTGATAAGCGTAAAAGAATTTCAGACAGAAATATCGAAAACGAAAACACCAATCACCGAATTAAAGAAATACTAAAAGATTTAATGAATGACAGCTCTATTAATGCTGACATTAGAGATTATTCTCCCAGCCAACAAGATTTGTTAAAAATCTATGAAGAAGGCATCTACCAAAACCCTAAAGCCGATTTTACGAAAGTAGGTGAAGATGAAATTTCGAAGATTAGAAGTAGTAATAACCCGACTCAAAAAGAAATACAACGCTATAGGCTATGGTTAGAGCAAGGCTACATTTCTCCTTATACAGGAAATCCCATTCCGCTATCTAAACTCTTTACTCACGAATACCAAATAGAGCACATTATTCCACAATCAAGATATTTCGACAACTCATTAAGTAATAAAATTATTTGCGAAAGTGAGGTTAACGAAGACAAAGACAATAAAACAGCTTTTGAATATTTAAAAGAAAAAGGCAGTAATATTATCAATGGTCACAAACTTTTAAGCCTCTCAGAGTACGAAGCCCACGTTAACCAATATTTTAAAAACAACAGACAAAAACTTAAAAATCTATTAAGTGAAGATATTCCTGAAGGTTTTATAAATAGACAATTAAATGATAGTCGCTATGTTAGCAAATTGATTAAAGGCTTGCTAAGCAATATTGTACGTGAAGAAGGTGAAGAAGAAGCTACCTCCAAAAATTTAATCCCCGTTACTGGTGCAGTAACTTCAAAACTTAAAAATGATTGGGGTCTAAACGACAAGTGGAACGAACTTATCTTATCCAGATTTGAACGTTTGAACCTATTAACCCAAACCAGTGATTTTACGACTTTAAACACTAATGGCAAAATAATACCAACTGTACCGGATGAGTTGAGTAAAGGCTTTAGTAAAAAACGAATAGACCATCGACACCATGCGCTAGACGCTTTGGTGGTTGCATGCTGTACTAGAAATCACAGCCAGTATTTAAGTGCTTTAAATGCTGAAAAGAAAAACTTTGGTTTACGCGATAAATTATTAATTAAAAATAAACAAGGCCAATACACCAAAACATTCCAAAAACCTTGGCAAACCTTTACTACTGAAGCTAAAAACCAATTAGAAAAAACAGTGATTAGTTTTAAACAAAATTTACGAGTTATTAACAAAGCTAACAACAAATTTTGGTCTTATAGAGATGAAAACGGAAACCTAAACGTCGACAAAAACGGAAACCCTTTAAAAAAACTACGTAAACAAACCAAAGGTGATAATTGGGCGATACGCAAACCAATGCACAAAGAGTCTATATATGGAATTTACAACATTAAAACACCAAAAGGTAAAATAGCTACCGCTATAAGATGTTTTTTGGGAGATATTAAAAACGAAAAACACTTAGCCAAAATAACAGATAAAACAATAAGAGAGGTGATTTTGCCCAATCACTTAAAAAAGTATTTAGATGAAAAAGGAAAAATTAAATACGACCTTGCTTTTAATGATGCAGGAATTGAAGATTTGAACAAGAATATAACTGCTTTCAATAATAGCAAGAAACACCAACCTATTTACAAGGTTAAAATGTTTGAAGTGGGTAATAAATTTGCCGTTTCCGAAAATGAAACTTCTGAAAAAAGCAAAAAATACGTAGAAGCTGCAAAAGGAACCAATTTATTCTTTGCCGTTTATTGGGATGAAAAAAAGCAAAAAAGAAACTACGAAACCGTTCCGCTTAACGAAGTTATTACTCATCAAAAACAAGTAGCAAATTTACCAAAAACAGAAAGATTACCTATTCAACCCAACCCAAAAAAAGGTAATTTCCTGTTTACATTATCGCCAAATGACTTGGTGTATGTACCTAACAATGAAGAATTAGAAAACTTAGATAGGATTGACTTCAAGAACTTAACGCCAACACAACTTAATAGGGTTTATAAAATGGTAAGCTGCACGGGAGGAGAATGCCATTTCGTTTCTCAAGTAATTGCTTCATTAATTAAAAATTATGATTCAAAAAGTAAACTTGGAGAATTAGGAAGTTTAAATAAGCAAGAAACAACCATGAGTGATGATATTGTTCGAATTAAAGAAAGATGCATCAAGCTTAAAGTAGATAGATTAGGAAACATTATCAAAGCTTAG
- a CDS encoding OmpH family outer membrane protein, translating into MKNIFLAVCALIVLSSCEKQAKIGYVNNGTVINEFQEKKDLEKRFQEKEEAFKKRADSIGQAFQAEVQKTQALAQRSSQKKAQELMGGLQQKQQQLQQQMQFEQQMLTQSFQTEIDSVIIKVKDFVKDYGKKNGYTYILGTTDAASTIMYGPEENDLTQIILEALNGTEKDSAKTAEDVKE; encoded by the coding sequence ATGAAAAATATATTTTTAGCAGTATGCGCTCTTATTGTTTTGTCTTCATGCGAAAAGCAAGCAAAAATAGGTTACGTTAATAATGGCACTGTAATTAACGAATTTCAAGAGAAAAAAGACCTTGAAAAGCGATTTCAAGAAAAAGAAGAAGCCTTTAAGAAAAGAGCCGATAGTATCGGGCAGGCTTTTCAAGCAGAAGTTCAAAAAACCCAAGCACTTGCTCAAAGATCTTCACAAAAGAAAGCTCAAGAACTAATGGGTGGCTTACAACAAAAACAGCAGCAGTTACAGCAACAAATGCAATTCGAGCAGCAAATGTTAACCCAATCTTTCCAAACAGAAATTGATTCTGTTATTATTAAGGTAAAAGATTTTGTAAAAGATTACGGAAAGAAAAACGGTTATACTTACATTTTAGGAACTACCGATGCGGCATCTACCATAATGTATGGTCCAGAGGAGAATGATTTAACACAGATTATTTTAGAGGCTTTAAATGGTACTGAAAAGGATTCTGCTAAAACCGCCGAAGACGTAAAAGAATAG
- the cas1 gene encoding type II CRISPR-associated endonuclease Cas1: protein MIKRILFFGNPAYLSTKNQQLVVNFPEDGKDEKTIPIEDLGYIVLENPQITITNGLLSKLIENKTAVITCNKQHLPCGFLQPLVGHTEQTERMRYQLNASTPLKKQLWQQTVISKIDNQGNHFVLREKNALRLKRYAKEVKSGDLENQEALAAAFYFQNLFELDGFSRNQKGVPPNNLLNYGYAILRAVTARALVSSGLLPSVGIFHRNKYNAFCLADDIMEPYRPFVDKLVYDIVESGCNLEDLNTNIKSNLLMIPAMDVLIDGKQSPLMNAMSRTTSSLYECFEGSRRKILYPELKSSLETFIR from the coding sequence ATGATAAAACGCATCTTATTTTTTGGCAACCCGGCTTATTTAAGCACAAAAAATCAACAATTGGTGGTTAATTTTCCAGAAGATGGAAAAGACGAAAAAACTATACCTATTGAAGATTTAGGCTATATCGTGCTAGAAAACCCACAAATAACTATTACCAATGGGCTATTAAGCAAATTAATAGAAAACAAAACAGCAGTTATTACCTGTAACAAACAACATTTGCCCTGTGGGTTTTTACAGCCTTTGGTGGGCCATACCGAGCAAACCGAGCGCATGCGTTACCAACTTAACGCTAGTACACCATTAAAAAAGCAGTTATGGCAACAAACCGTGATATCGAAAATAGATAACCAAGGCAACCATTTTGTGCTGCGTGAGAAAAATGCCCTACGCTTAAAACGTTATGCCAAGGAGGTGAAAAGTGGTGATTTAGAAAACCAAGAAGCCTTGGCGGCGGCTTTTTATTTTCAAAACTTATTTGAACTCGATGGGTTTAGCCGTAACCAAAAAGGTGTACCACCCAATAACTTACTCAACTATGGTTATGCCATTTTGCGAGCTGTAACCGCTAGAGCTTTGGTAAGCAGTGGTCTGCTTCCATCTGTTGGTATTTTTCATCGCAATAAATACAATGCTTTTTGTTTGGCAGACGACATTATGGAACCTTACAGACCCTTTGTAGATAAGCTGGTGTACGATATTGTAGAGAGTGGCTGCAATTTAGAAGACCTTAATACCAACATTAAGTCTAATTTGCTTATGATTCCTGCTATGGATGTTTTAATTGATGGGAAGCAGAGCCCATTAATGAATGCCATGAGTCGAACCACCTCAAGCTTATACGAGTGTTTTGAAGGTAGTAGGCGCAAAATTCTGTATCCAGAACTTAAATCGTCTTTAGAAACCTTTATAAGATAA
- a CDS encoding phosphoglycerate kinase produces the protein MKTLNDFNFKNKKALIRVDFNVPLNADFEVTDTTRIVSAKPTIIKILEDGGSCILMSHLGRPKGFQEDLSLKHIAEKIEDIIGVEVTFVADCIGVEAETAAASLEPGKILLLENLRFYAEETAGDVRFAEKLSKLGDIYVNDAFGTAHRAHASTAVIAQFFEGKKCFGSLLAQEIESIEKVMQTGEKPVLAVLGGAKISSKITIIENILDKVDHIIIGGGMAYTFIKAQGGNIGDSICEDDKMDLALSILEQAKAKNTKIHLPVDVIAANAFSNDAETQITDINNIPEGWQGLDAGPKSQENFHKVVLECKTILWNGPLGVFEMENFAKGTIALGNAIAEATKNGAFSLVGGGDSVAAAKQFGFDKKVSYVSTGGGAMLESLEGKTLPGIAAILE, from the coding sequence ATGAAAACGCTTAACGATTTTAATTTCAAAAACAAAAAAGCATTAATTAGAGTAGATTTTAATGTGCCTTTAAATGCTGATTTTGAAGTTACAGATACCACAAGAATTGTGTCTGCAAAGCCTACTATTATAAAAATTTTAGAAGACGGCGGAAGCTGCATTTTAATGTCGCATTTAGGTCGTCCAAAAGGTTTTCAAGAGGATTTATCGCTTAAACATATTGCAGAAAAAATAGAAGATATTATCGGCGTAGAGGTAACCTTTGTAGCCGATTGCATAGGAGTGGAAGCCGAAACGGCTGCAGCAAGCTTAGAGCCCGGAAAAATTTTATTGTTAGAAAACTTGCGTTTTTATGCCGAAGAAACTGCCGGAGATGTTCGGTTTGCAGAAAAACTATCAAAATTAGGCGATATTTATGTTAACGATGCCTTTGGTACGGCACACAGAGCACATGCCTCAACGGCTGTAATAGCTCAGTTTTTTGAAGGTAAAAAGTGTTTTGGTAGTTTGTTGGCGCAAGAAATAGAAAGCATTGAAAAAGTGATGCAAACAGGCGAAAAACCTGTTTTAGCCGTATTAGGTGGCGCAAAAATCTCTTCAAAAATTACCATTATTGAAAATATTCTAGATAAAGTAGATCATATTATTATAGGAGGCGGTATGGCCTATACCTTTATAAAAGCGCAAGGTGGAAATATTGGCGATTCTATTTGTGAAGACGACAAAATGGATTTAGCTTTAAGCATCTTAGAGCAAGCTAAAGCTAAAAACACAAAAATACACTTGCCCGTTGATGTAATTGCCGCAAATGCTTTTAGTAACGATGCAGAAACTCAAATTACCGATATCAATAATATTCCAGAGGGTTGGCAAGGTTTAGATGCTGGGCCAAAATCTCAAGAAAATTTCCATAAGGTGGTTTTAGAATGTAAAACCATACTTTGGAACGGCCCTTTAGGCGTTTTCGAGATGGAGAACTTCGCTAAAGGCACCATTGCCTTGGGTAATGCGATTGCAGAGGCCACAAAAAACGGGGCATTCTCTCTTGTTGGCGGTGGCGATTCGGTAGCAGCAGCCAAACAATTTGGGTTCGATAAAAAAGTGAGTTATGTGAGTACCGGTGGTGGTGCTATGCTAGAAAGCCTAGAAGGAAAAACGCTTCCTGGAATTGCAGCTATTTTGGAGTAG
- a CDS encoding GNAT family N-acetyltransferase, with amino-acid sequence MIRKATIEDIEPILEITKACASAMIAQGVYQWNAHYPNRAAFENDVLRDELYVLEDNKTRIGCIVISTFMDKEYLPITWLSKNEKNIYIHRLAIHPKHQGKGYAQKLMDFAEQFAQNNKFSSVRLDTFSQNKRNLKFYERRGYQRLAEIYFPKQSTHPFYCYELVW; translated from the coding sequence ATGATTCGTAAAGCAACCATTGAAGATATAGAACCTATTTTAGAGATTACAAAAGCATGCGCAAGTGCTATGATAGCACAAGGGGTGTACCAATGGAACGCCCATTATCCTAATAGAGCTGCCTTTGAGAATGATGTTTTAAGAGACGAGTTATACGTTTTAGAAGACAACAAAACACGAATAGGATGTATTGTTATTTCTACTTTTATGGACAAAGAGTATCTCCCCATTACTTGGTTAAGCAAAAACGAAAAAAATATATACATTCACCGTCTAGCCATACACCCTAAACATCAAGGCAAAGGTTATGCCCAGAAATTAATGGATTTTGCAGAACAATTTGCCCAAAATAACAAGTTTAGTTCCGTAAGGTTAGATACCTTTTCGCAAAACAAAAGAAATTTGAAATTTTACGAACGTCGAGGTTATCAAAGATTAGCTGAAATTTATTTCCCAAAACAGAGTACACATCCTTTTTATTGTTACGAATTAGTATGGTGA
- a CDS encoding ATP-binding protein: MLFEDILGQDHIKKHLTQSADNGRIPHAQLFVGKEGSGTLPMALAYAQYILCANSGGENNTGNAACNQNFKNFSHPDLHFAFPVTTSDKVKSKPVSSFYLEEWRQLLKEQPYGNLFDWYKLLGVDNKQGQIGVEEAHDIVKSLTLKAYEGGYKVMLIWMAEKMNTACANKLLKLIEEPPNKTIFILIAEDEGQIISTIKSRCQVLHFPPLAEDVIKNALIKNYNLELTTATKIAHQANGNYNKACDLVYQDSEDIQFETWFIFWIRSAFKAKGNKAAIHDLMTWSEDIAKTGRETQKQFLHFCLDFFRQALLLNYKANDLVFIAPKTENFKLENFAPFVHGNNILDISNELQDAIYHIERNGNSKIILTDLSIKLTRLLHKKAE; encoded by the coding sequence ATGCTTTTTGAAGACATTTTAGGCCAAGATCACATTAAAAAACATTTAACCCAGAGTGCGGATAATGGAAGAATACCGCATGCGCAATTATTTGTGGGTAAAGAGGGTTCTGGCACCTTACCTATGGCGCTTGCTTATGCTCAGTATATTTTATGCGCTAATTCTGGTGGTGAAAACAATACGGGTAACGCGGCTTGCAACCAAAACTTTAAAAATTTTTCGCATCCCGATTTACATTTTGCTTTTCCGGTGACAACTAGCGATAAGGTAAAGAGCAAACCCGTTTCTAGTTTTTATTTGGAAGAATGGCGCCAATTATTAAAAGAGCAACCTTACGGAAATTTATTTGATTGGTATAAACTGCTTGGTGTAGACAATAAACAAGGGCAAATTGGGGTTGAAGAAGCCCACGACATCGTAAAATCGCTTACTTTAAAAGCCTATGAAGGTGGCTACAAAGTGATGCTTATTTGGATGGCAGAAAAAATGAATACCGCCTGTGCTAACAAGCTACTAAAGCTTATTGAAGAGCCTCCTAATAAAACGATATTTATATTAATTGCTGAGGATGAAGGACAAATTATAAGTACGATTAAATCGCGTTGCCAAGTGTTACATTTTCCGCCTCTAGCGGAAGATGTAATTAAAAATGCCTTGATTAAAAATTATAATTTAGAACTAACTACGGCCACAAAAATTGCCCACCAAGCTAACGGAAACTATAATAAAGCTTGCGATTTAGTGTATCAGGATTCTGAAGATATTCAATTTGAAACCTGGTTTATTTTCTGGATTAGAAGTGCTTTTAAAGCTAAAGGTAACAAAGCCGCTATTCACGATTTAATGACTTGGAGTGAGGATATTGCAAAAACAGGCCGCGAAACACAAAAACAATTTTTACATTTCTGTCTAGACTTTTTCCGCCAAGCCTTACTGCTAAATTACAAAGCAAACGATTTGGTTTTTATAGCACCCAAAACCGAAAACTTTAAACTAGAAAACTTTGCGCCTTTTGTGCATGGTAATAATATCTTAGATATTAGTAACGAACTACAAGATGCTATTTACCACATTGAGCGCAACGGGAATTCTAAAATCATTTTAACCGATCTTTCTATTAAATTAACACGACTACTGCATAAAAAAGCAGAATAA